Proteins from one Natrinema salifodinae genomic window:
- a CDS encoding MFS transporter: MKTERISRFRTAAHELWSDGRGWILVGVASGWFLSLGVRLVFPALLPYIRASFSLNLTGAGLLVTVLWTAYALGQFPGGIVGDWVGEGNALLASTVCSGLAIAVVAASWTPALLFAATAVFGFSTALFGPARFTILSAIYDDRDGTAVGLTLSAGEAGNAVLPAGAGVLAAGLSWRAGFGITVPMFLLVAVLISRVLPGQVSSRTDSYSLSLSTLRYAVGSIADRLILLISSIHFLLFFVYQGFTGFYPTYLVEVKDLSPSVAAMLFGWFFVVGIAVQPLAGAGGDRFGVRPMLFVVAGVSAGSLFALPLVDGPVALALVTTVASTLLGSTPLTQTYLVNQLPADAKGTGLGLLRTVYIGLGATGPFVVGTAADQGYFNEAFFGLAVIAGIGIAASLFLPSPDG, from the coding sequence GTGAAAACGGAACGCATCTCCAGATTTCGAACCGCCGCGCACGAGCTCTGGAGCGACGGGCGCGGATGGATCCTCGTCGGCGTCGCCAGCGGGTGGTTCCTTTCGCTCGGCGTTCGGTTAGTGTTCCCCGCCCTCCTCCCGTACATCCGCGCGTCGTTCTCGCTCAATCTGACGGGCGCCGGACTGCTCGTCACCGTCCTGTGGACCGCGTACGCGCTCGGGCAGTTTCCCGGCGGAATCGTCGGCGACTGGGTCGGCGAGGGGAACGCGCTTCTCGCCAGCACCGTCTGCTCGGGCCTCGCGATCGCGGTCGTCGCCGCGTCGTGGACGCCCGCACTGCTTTTCGCCGCGACGGCGGTGTTCGGATTTTCGACCGCCCTGTTCGGTCCCGCGCGGTTTACGATTCTCTCCGCGATCTACGACGACCGCGACGGGACGGCCGTCGGACTGACGCTCTCCGCCGGCGAGGCCGGAAACGCCGTCCTTCCGGCCGGTGCTGGCGTGCTCGCCGCCGGACTGTCGTGGCGGGCCGGATTCGGAATAACCGTCCCGATGTTCCTTCTGGTGGCCGTCCTCATCTCCCGGGTCCTCCCCGGTCAGGTGTCGAGTCGGACGGACAGCTACTCGCTCTCGCTTTCGACGCTCCGGTATGCGGTCGGCAGCATCGCCGACCGACTCATCCTCCTCATCAGCAGCATTCACTTCCTGCTGTTTTTCGTGTACCAGGGGTTCACCGGGTTCTATCCGACGTATCTCGTCGAAGTGAAGGACCTATCACCGAGCGTCGCTGCGATGCTGTTTGGCTGGTTTTTCGTCGTCGGAATCGCCGTCCAGCCGCTCGCCGGCGCGGGCGGCGACCGGTTCGGCGTCCGTCCCATGCTGTTCGTCGTCGCTGGCGTCTCGGCCGGGTCCCTGTTCGCGCTTCCGCTCGTCGACGGCCCCGTCGCGTTGGCGCTCGTAACGACCGTCGCGAGCACGCTGCTCGGGTCGACGCCGCTGACGCAAACGTATCTCGTCAACCAGTTGCCCGCGGACGCGAAGGGGACCGGACTCGGGCTGCTTCGGACCGTCTACATCGGGCTCGGCGCGACCGGCCCGTTCGTGGTCGGGACCGCCGCCGACCAAGGGTACTTCAACGAGGCCTTTTTCGGCCTCGCGGTGATCGCCGGAATCGGGATCGCGGCGAGTCTCTTCTTGCCGTCGCCGGACGGGTGA
- a CDS encoding IclR family transcriptional regulator — MTNKTKSGARTTETSLEIVDAIRDLDGATMDELSEYLGLAPSTIHRHLVTLRERNYVTQENGTYRIGFQFLTVGGYAQRMTTAFPMIKEKVDSLAAETGERAQFIVEEHGERVYLYTEVGQSAVQTGAHVGKRGALHTSAAGKAILANMSPERFDEIVATRGLGKVSENTITTREELTEECERIRERGYAFNRQETTEGVHAVGAAVTDSEGDVLGALSVSGPAHRVKGTQLTEELPERILSAVNELELYIEHSVQT; from the coding sequence ATGACAAACAAAACCAAATCCGGTGCGCGCACGACTGAAACGTCACTGGAGATTGTCGACGCGATTCGCGATCTGGACGGCGCCACCATGGACGAGCTATCCGAATATCTCGGACTCGCGCCGAGTACGATCCACCGCCACCTCGTTACCCTTCGAGAACGAAATTACGTAACGCAGGAAAACGGGACCTACCGGATAGGGTTTCAGTTTCTGACGGTCGGCGGATACGCACAGCGAATGACGACCGCCTTTCCCATGATCAAGGAGAAAGTGGATTCGCTGGCCGCCGAAACGGGCGAGCGCGCCCAGTTCATCGTGGAGGAACACGGTGAGCGCGTCTACCTGTACACGGAGGTCGGACAGAGCGCGGTTCAGACCGGCGCACACGTCGGCAAGCGCGGCGCGCTCCACACGAGCGCCGCGGGGAAAGCGATCCTCGCGAATATGTCTCCAGAGCGCTTCGACGAGATCGTCGCGACCCGCGGGCTCGGAAAGGTGAGCGAAAACACCATCACGACCCGCGAGGAGTTAACGGAGGAGTGCGAGCGCATCCGAGAGCGGGGGTACGCTTTCAATCGGCAGGAAACGACCGAAGGCGTCCACGCCGTCGGCGCGGCCGTCACGGACTCGGAAGGCGACGTGCTCGGTGCGCTGAGCGTTTCCGGCCCCGCCCACCGCGTGAAAGGGACCCAATTGACGGAGGAACTGCCGGAGCGAATACTCAGTGCCGTCAACGAACTCGAACTCTACATCGAACACTCGGTCCAGACGTAG
- a CDS encoding MFS transporter → MNENDRSITGFTMLAHGIFHTYELSIPIFIVIWLDAFDVSAFVLGLVVSIGYGLIGVGAIPSGVLSDAYGSRRLIVASVIGMAGGFFLLALAPNVVVLTAAVIVWGAAASVYHPAGLSLISRGAKQRGTVFAYHGVGGNVGTAFGPLLTALLLLFLDWRAVVALLTVPAIGVVALGSLIDFDEDAAASTTDGGTAPTSLESVVSDSKLLFSAGFLLTFIAIMIYGVYYRGLLTFLPDMIGDLPQFGTYAVLGQEAEPAQYVYTGILTIGIFGQYAGGRVTDHVRTEYAFFSTLLALGVLAFVFIPSVGRGLAPFLLVCVALGFFLYATAPIYQVVIAEYAAADVHGLSYGYAYLGMFGFGAGGAALAGSLLTYASETALLATLGALALVGAGIVLSLLTISTVGR, encoded by the coding sequence ATGAATGAGAACGATCGATCGATTACCGGGTTTACGATGCTCGCCCACGGGATCTTCCACACGTACGAGCTGAGTATTCCCATTTTCATCGTGATCTGGTTGGACGCGTTCGACGTCTCCGCCTTCGTGCTCGGACTCGTCGTCAGTATCGGGTACGGACTGATCGGCGTCGGGGCGATCCCGAGCGGCGTGCTTTCGGACGCGTACGGTTCGCGCCGGTTGATCGTCGCGTCCGTGATCGGCATGGCCGGCGGATTCTTTCTGCTCGCGCTCGCGCCGAACGTGGTCGTCCTCACCGCGGCGGTTATCGTCTGGGGCGCCGCGGCGAGCGTCTATCATCCCGCCGGTCTCTCGCTTATCAGTCGCGGGGCGAAACAGCGCGGCACGGTGTTTGCGTATCACGGCGTCGGCGGAAACGTCGGAACGGCGTTCGGCCCGCTGCTCACGGCGCTCCTGTTGCTCTTTCTCGACTGGCGAGCGGTCGTAGCGCTGCTCACCGTCCCCGCGATCGGCGTCGTCGCGCTCGGGTCGCTGATCGACTTCGACGAAGACGCGGCCGCGTCGACGACGGACGGCGGCACCGCGCCGACGAGCCTCGAATCGGTGGTCTCGGACTCTAAACTGCTGTTCAGCGCCGGCTTTCTCCTCACGTTTATCGCCATCATGATCTACGGAGTGTACTACCGGGGCCTGCTGACCTTCCTCCCGGACATGATCGGCGACCTCCCGCAGTTCGGCACGTACGCCGTCCTCGGGCAGGAAGCCGAACCAGCGCAGTACGTCTACACGGGGATACTGACGATCGGCATCTTCGGCCAGTACGCGGGCGGCCGGGTCACCGACCACGTTCGAACGGAGTACGCGTTCTTTTCGACACTCCTCGCGCTCGGCGTCCTGGCGTTCGTGTTCATCCCGTCCGTCGGACGGGGACTCGCGCCGTTCCTGCTCGTGTGCGTCGCGCTCGGATTCTTCCTGTACGCGACCGCACCGATCTACCAGGTCGTGATCGCGGAGTACGCGGCGGCCGACGTCCACGGACTGTCGTACGGCTACGCATACCTCGGGATGTTCGGATTCGGAGCGGGCGGGGCCGCGCTGGCCGGTTCGCTGCTTACGTACGCGAGCGAGACGGCGCTGCTCGCGACGCTGGGAGCGCTGGCGCTCGTCGGCGCGGGTATCGTCCTGTCGCTTCTGACAATCTCCACTGTCGGTAGGTAA
- a CDS encoding universal stress protein, with the protein MTVIAAVDRSERAPGIVAHAAELGEAIDEPVEVVHVLTRNEFVSLERTNVNETGETIPTGDVVQIAADIAAEAIERADIDATPVGLMGDPANEIVNYADDDQASYVVVAGRKRSPVGKALFGSVAQSVLLNSPVPVVSVRVE; encoded by the coding sequence ATGACTGTCATTGCCGCAGTCGATCGATCCGAGAGAGCGCCCGGAATCGTCGCTCACGCGGCCGAATTGGGTGAGGCGATCGACGAACCGGTCGAAGTCGTACACGTTCTCACCCGCAACGAGTTCGTCTCTCTCGAGCGGACGAACGTAAACGAAACGGGTGAGACTATCCCGACCGGGGACGTGGTGCAAATCGCTGCGGATATCGCGGCGGAGGCCATCGAACGGGCGGACATCGACGCGACGCCGGTCGGCCTCATGGGCGATCCCGCGAACGAGATCGTCAACTACGCGGACGACGACCAGGCGAGCTACGTCGTCGTCGCGGGGCGGAAACGCTCGCCGGTCGGAAAAGCGCTGTTCGGGAGCGTCGCGCAGTCGGTTCTGCTCAATTCGCCCGTTCCCGTCGTTTCGGTCCGCGTCGAGTGA
- a CDS encoding thiamine pyrophosphate-requiring protein, protein MDVTHAIANILKEEGVEYLFGFPSNPLLDTGAAEEVGIRTVVTRQERTAVHMADAIGRLSSGEEIVAFACQHGPGTENSFGAVAQAYGESAPLVAIPAGYDEAKTDVDPKFNSLVNYQHVSKSCEQLTSPDAVGETMRRAFSAVRNGRPRPAVVEVPKDVFYEEVPGELDYHPTSSNRSGPDPDGVEEIVEVLLEAERPVIYAGQGVHYAKGWDALRELAETLEAPVATSLNGKSAFPETHPLSLGAGSKSEPGQLAHFLREADVIFGIGCSFTDTAYGITVPDGKTIVHSTLDPTDIDKDVESAYSLVGDAKLTLEALVESIERRLDGESRGRFDDVAAEIESVREEWLDEWRPKLTSDEVPINPYRVIDELTTVVDAEDAIITHDAGNPRDFLAPFWESTEPLSYIGWGKTTQLGYGLGLAIGAKIHNPEKLCINIMGDGAIGMTGLDFETAVREDVPILTIHLNNYEMASYDTPFSGDFADVGTALGGYGERVEDPDEVAPALERAIEQTEAGTPALLEIITAKETELSRPDLEGE, encoded by the coding sequence ATGGACGTCACTCACGCAATCGCGAACATTCTGAAAGAGGAAGGAGTAGAGTACCTGTTCGGTTTCCCGAGTAACCCGCTCTTGGACACCGGCGCGGCCGAGGAGGTCGGCATCCGAACCGTCGTCACCAGGCAGGAACGGACCGCGGTCCACATGGCGGACGCGATCGGCCGGCTGTCGTCCGGCGAGGAGATCGTCGCCTTCGCGTGCCAGCACGGGCCGGGAACGGAGAATTCGTTCGGGGCCGTAGCACAGGCGTACGGCGAGTCGGCGCCGCTCGTCGCGATCCCGGCCGGCTACGACGAGGCGAAGACGGACGTCGATCCCAAGTTCAACTCCCTCGTCAACTACCAGCACGTCAGCAAGTCCTGCGAGCAACTGACTAGCCCGGACGCCGTCGGCGAGACAATGCGGCGCGCGTTCAGCGCGGTGCGAAACGGTCGGCCGCGGCCGGCCGTCGTCGAGGTCCCCAAGGACGTCTTCTACGAGGAGGTCCCCGGCGAACTCGACTACCACCCGACGTCGTCGAACCGGAGCGGCCCCGATCCGGACGGCGTCGAGGAGATCGTCGAGGTGCTCCTCGAGGCGGAGCGGCCGGTCATCTACGCCGGCCAGGGCGTCCACTACGCGAAAGGGTGGGATGCGCTTCGAGAGTTGGCTGAGACGCTCGAGGCGCCGGTCGCAACCAGCCTCAACGGGAAGAGCGCGTTTCCGGAGACCCACCCGCTGTCCCTCGGCGCTGGGAGCAAGAGCGAACCGGGCCAACTCGCGCACTTCCTCCGGGAGGCGGACGTCATCTTCGGGATCGGGTGTAGCTTCACGGACACCGCGTACGGGATCACCGTCCCGGACGGGAAGACGATCGTCCACTCGACGCTCGACCCGACGGACATCGACAAGGACGTCGAGTCGGCGTACTCGCTCGTCGGCGACGCGAAACTCACCCTCGAAGCGCTGGTCGAGTCGATCGAGCGGCGCCTCGACGGGGAGTCCCGCGGCCGGTTCGACGACGTCGCCGCGGAGATCGAGTCGGTCAGAGAGGAGTGGCTCGACGAGTGGCGGCCGAAATTGACCTCGGACGAGGTGCCGATCAACCCCTATCGGGTCATCGACGAACTGACCACCGTCGTCGACGCCGAGGACGCGATCATCACCCACGACGCGGGGAACCCGCGGGACTTCCTCGCCCCGTTCTGGGAGTCGACCGAGCCGCTGTCGTACATCGGCTGGGGGAAGACCACCCAACTCGGCTACGGGCTCGGCCTGGCGATCGGCGCGAAGATCCACAATCCGGAGAAGCTCTGCATCAACATCATGGGGGACGGCGCGATCGGGATGACCGGCCTGGACTTCGAAACGGCCGTTCGGGAGGACGTCCCGATCCTGACGATCCACCTGAACAACTACGAGATGGCGTCGTACGATACGCCCTTCTCGGGCGACTTCGCGGACGTCGGAACCGCTCTCGGCGGCTACGGCGAGCGGGTCGAGGACCCGGACGAGGTGGCGCCGGCCCTCGAGCGGGCGATCGAGCAAACCGAAGCCGGGACGCCGGCGCTCCTCGAGATTATCACGGCCAAGGAGACCGAACTCTCGCGGCCGGACCTCGAGGGGGAGTGA
- a CDS encoding enoyl-CoA hydratase/isomerase family protein yields the protein MVSYSAYESITLDIEDGIATIEFHRPEVYNALNNEVMFDLNRAFDEIQLNRDVDAVVITGEGDDAFSAGADISQYAGPASEHDPLQRDRQELFYEMYRKPYECHAPVIAKINGYCVGGGLIFAMYCDVRVAVEDAQFGVPTANIGQIPTGGSTWRAIELVGEAKAKELVYTAGMIDAAEAERIGLINHAVPRAELDETVAEIVAGIQNTGRKAVKNSKRALNYSAQAGSLEEAREREAELWWEQFATDERRELVDEFNEEG from the coding sequence ATGGTTAGCTATAGCGCCTACGAGAGCATCACTCTCGATATCGAAGACGGCATCGCGACGATCGAGTTTCATCGGCCCGAGGTCTACAACGCCCTCAACAACGAGGTCATGTTCGACCTCAACCGCGCGTTCGACGAGATTCAGTTAAACCGCGACGTCGACGCCGTCGTGATCACGGGAGAAGGAGACGACGCGTTTTCTGCCGGCGCGGACATCTCGCAGTACGCCGGTCCGGCGTCGGAGCACGATCCGTTACAGCGAGACCGTCAGGAACTGTTCTACGAGATGTACCGAAAGCCCTACGAGTGCCACGCACCGGTCATCGCGAAGATCAACGGGTACTGCGTCGGCGGCGGCCTGATCTTCGCGATGTACTGCGACGTCCGCGTCGCGGTCGAGGACGCACAGTTCGGCGTCCCGACTGCCAACATCGGACAGATCCCGACCGGCGGGTCGACGTGGCGGGCCATCGAACTCGTCGGCGAGGCGAAGGCGAAAGAACTCGTGTACACGGCGGGGATGATCGACGCGGCCGAAGCGGAACGGATCGGGCTGATCAACCACGCCGTCCCCAGAGCCGAACTCGACGAAACCGTCGCCGAGATCGTCGCCGGCATCCAGAACACCGGCCGAAAGGCGGTGAAGAACTCGAAGCGGGCGCTCAATTACTCGGCTCAAGCCGGCAGCCTCGAGGAGGCGCGGGAGCGCGAGGCGGAACTCTGGTGGGAGCAGTTCGCTACCGACGAGCGTCGCGAATTGGTCGACGAATTCAACGAGGAGGGGTAG
- a CDS encoding Bug family tripartite tricarboxylate transporter substrate binding protein, which yields MAGAGTAVSLAGCLTEEGPGVDAGEDWEPSESIRYIVPYDEGGGTDVYARGIVEPLTDAMGQDIQIDNVPGGGGLNGFGDLYGSQPDGHTISGSAVPLEVTPQLLEDPGFDQRDLEGLGIIGRSTWCLVVNEEYQGEVETFDDVREKHNSGEWDSIGIQEPGSPQDIMTLLAKHEPEYADEYDWQWENRVQYTGTGPIAEAVTSGEVPCGIGTDAGTRPNVDSGGVYPVCTFFSEGTDVYPDIPSVTDEGYPDMDFVAGVNRGLYAPPDTPESVIDELSGRIEEATQDQQYEEWSEETGNPIFFEGPDAANAAIDDAFEEFEDLEIVSLIEEHS from the coding sequence ATAGCCGGCGCCGGGACGGCTGTATCGCTAGCAGGGTGCCTGACGGAAGAGGGGCCGGGGGTCGACGCCGGCGAGGATTGGGAACCGTCCGAGTCGATTCGATACATCGTCCCGTACGACGAAGGCGGCGGAACTGACGTGTACGCCCGCGGTATCGTCGAACCGCTCACCGACGCCATGGGACAGGACATTCAGATCGACAACGTCCCCGGTGGCGGCGGCCTCAACGGATTCGGTGACCTCTACGGCTCCCAGCCGGACGGACACACCATCTCGGGGAGCGCCGTCCCGCTCGAAGTAACGCCGCAACTGCTCGAGGATCCCGGGTTCGACCAACGCGATCTGGAAGGCCTCGGCATCATCGGTCGATCGACGTGGTGTCTCGTCGTTAACGAGGAGTATCAAGGGGAAGTCGAGACGTTCGACGACGTCAGGGAGAAACACAACTCCGGCGAATGGGACTCGATCGGCATTCAGGAGCCGGGAAGCCCGCAGGACATTATGACGCTGCTGGCGAAACACGAACCGGAGTACGCCGACGAGTACGACTGGCAGTGGGAGAATCGCGTGCAGTACACCGGGACCGGACCGATCGCGGAGGCGGTGACGTCCGGCGAGGTGCCGTGCGGAATCGGAACCGACGCTGGGACACGGCCCAACGTCGATTCCGGCGGGGTGTACCCGGTCTGTACGTTCTTCAGCGAGGGGACCGACGTGTATCCCGATATTCCGTCGGTCACCGACGAGGGGTACCCGGACATGGACTTCGTCGCGGGCGTGAACCGGGGCCTGTACGCGCCGCCGGACACGCCGGAGAGCGTTATCGACGAACTCTCGGGCCGAATCGAAGAAGCCACCCAGGACCAGCAGTACGAAGAGTGGTCCGAGGAAACCGGGAACCCGATCTTCTTCGAGGGCCCGGACGCCGCGAACGCGGCCATCGACGACGCCTTCGAGGAGTTCGAAGACCTGGAAATCGTCAGCCTCATCGAAGAACACTCCTAG
- a CDS encoding IclR family transcriptional regulator, whose product MGNRAKHPVRTTEKSLDVVAALNRLGEARVTTLADELEMGKSTVHNHLSTLEEHGYVVKDDDAKTYRLSLKFLDIGGQIRSEIDVYKVAEPKVEELAAASGELVHLVVEEDGMGVYLSRAKGERAVDLDTYVGCRHHMHSTAFGKAILAHLPRDRVDEIIDQHGLPEVTPKTITSRDELVEELERTRDRGFAVDDEERLEGLRCIAAPIRFDSDVIGAISVSGPTARIDDTWESNEFVDRLCRAANVIELNKYKV is encoded by the coding sequence ATGGGAAACAGGGCCAAACACCCGGTTCGGACGACCGAGAAATCGCTGGACGTCGTTGCGGCGCTTAATCGGCTCGGAGAGGCGCGCGTGACGACGCTGGCGGACGAACTCGAGATGGGAAAGAGCACCGTCCACAACCACCTCAGCACCCTCGAGGAACACGGATACGTCGTCAAAGACGACGACGCTAAAACCTACCGGCTCAGCCTCAAATTCCTCGATATCGGCGGCCAGATCCGAAGCGAGATAGACGTCTACAAGGTCGCCGAACCAAAGGTCGAAGAACTGGCGGCGGCGTCCGGCGAGTTGGTCCATCTCGTCGTCGAGGAGGACGGGATGGGGGTCTATCTGTCCCGGGCGAAAGGCGAGCGGGCGGTCGACCTGGACACGTACGTCGGCTGCCGGCACCACATGCACAGCACCGCGTTCGGGAAGGCGATTCTCGCGCACCTTCCGCGGGACCGGGTCGACGAGATCATCGATCAACACGGGCTTCCGGAAGTGACGCCCAAGACGATCACGTCCCGCGACGAACTCGTCGAGGAGTTAGAACGGACGCGGGATCGCGGCTTCGCGGTCGACGACGAGGAGCGCCTCGAGGGGCTGCGCTGTATCGCCGCGCCGATTCGATTCGATTCGGACGTCATCGGCGCGATCAGCGTGTCGGGACCGACCGCTCGAATCGACGATACCTGGGAATCGAACGAGTTCGTCGATCGGCTCTGTCGAGCGGCGAACGTGATCGAACTCAACAAGTACAAGGTCTGA
- a CDS encoding CaiB/BaiF CoA transferase family protein yields MSDGPLADVSVVEMTGHRAGPFCGALLADMGADVVKIERPGVGDPARSQGIGPGGKSGYFMANNRNKRSVTLDLKSSAGREAALELLADADVFVENFGYGVTDKLGIGYDDVRERNPDIVYASIKGYGETGPMKEKPGLDLILQAEGGIMSVTGSEGGAPVKVGQAIGDLTTGMFAALGVLARLYERDRADDFTGKFDVGLFDSIVTLLNEYLTEYSMDGTVPGPQGVTHQTLVPYQRFETADGAIVTGVPSDDRWDDFVDLLGRKELREYPTNELRRENAGTVIDIIQAELELETTEFWLERLTNAGFPCGPINDVADVVEHDQTAARDLVVSHEDPDWGECLLPGHPINFPDHDDVVRAPAPRLGEHTEEVFADIADDQTTLEAWTKDGAFGEN; encoded by the coding sequence ATGAGCGACGGACCACTGGCCGACGTTTCGGTCGTAGAGATGACCGGCCACCGCGCGGGCCCCTTCTGCGGGGCGCTGCTCGCCGACATGGGTGCGGACGTCGTGAAAATCGAGCGCCCCGGCGTCGGCGATCCGGCGCGGTCCCAGGGGATCGGCCCTGGGGGCAAGTCCGGCTACTTCATGGCGAACAACCGCAACAAGCGCTCGGTGACGCTCGACCTCAAATCGAGCGCCGGGCGAGAGGCGGCGCTCGAACTGCTCGCCGACGCGGACGTGTTCGTCGAAAACTTCGGGTACGGCGTCACCGACAAGCTCGGCATCGGCTACGACGACGTCCGCGAGCGAAACCCCGACATCGTCTACGCGAGCATCAAGGGCTACGGCGAGACCGGGCCGATGAAGGAGAAGCCGGGGCTCGATCTCATCCTCCAAGCGGAAGGCGGGATCATGAGCGTGACCGGTTCCGAAGGCGGCGCTCCCGTCAAGGTCGGCCAGGCGATCGGCGATCTCACGACGGGGATGTTCGCGGCGCTCGGCGTCCTCGCTCGACTGTACGAGCGCGACCGCGCCGATGACTTCACCGGAAAGTTCGACGTGGGGCTGTTCGATTCCATCGTGACGCTGCTGAACGAGTACCTCACCGAGTACTCAATGGACGGAACGGTCCCGGGACCCCAGGGCGTGACCCACCAGACGCTCGTCCCGTACCAGCGGTTCGAGACCGCCGACGGCGCGATCGTCACCGGCGTTCCCAGCGACGACCGGTGGGACGACTTCGTCGATCTGCTCGGACGCAAAGAACTCCGCGAGTATCCGACGAACGAACTGCGCCGTGAGAACGCCGGGACCGTGATCGACATCATCCAGGCCGAACTCGAGTTGGAGACGACCGAGTTCTGGCTCGAGCGGCTGACGAACGCCGGCTTCCCCTGCGGACCGATCAACGACGTGGCGGACGTGGTCGAGCACGACCAGACGGCGGCCCGCGACCTCGTCGTATCCCACGAGGATCCCGACTGGGGCGAGTGCCTGCTTCCCGGTCACCCGATCAACTTCCCCGACCACGACGACGTCGTTCGCGCACCGGCGCCCCGCCTCGGCGAACACACCGAGGAGGTGTTCGCGGACATCGCGGACGATCAGACGACGCTGGAAGCGTGGACCAAGGACGGCGCGTTCGGCGAGAACTGA
- a CDS encoding CaiB/BaiF CoA transferase family protein, protein MAARDSSAILEDVTVVDLTTFVTGGFATLMLANQGADVIKIERPEVGDDSRHSGPPFVGVSDYDGPGKPASQHGESPYFWTVNYDKRSVELDLKTDEGLEICRELIAEADVVVENFRPGTAERLGLGYDDLQDDHPELVYCSISAFGESGPWSDRPGYDLLIQGMSGIMSVTGPDDGEPVKVGLPQTDLITAMWAAFGIVNALYRRERTGEGERVELGMLDATLPWLTKQAAKAFVGDEPDRMGTKDPVLAPYQSYPTADGYLNVACANQKLWKQLCEEIERPELATDPRFETNADRVENMDALEAELSETFAERPTDEWVERLADEAGLPVGPVYDVTEALENEQVDARNAVDSVTHPAAGEIPILEHPLNFAAAESGFDDAPPLLGEDTEDVIAELGYTQSEIGDLREKGVFSG, encoded by the coding sequence ATGGCAGCCCGTGATAGCAGCGCGATCCTCGAAGACGTTACTGTAGTCGACCTGACGACGTTCGTCACCGGCGGATTCGCGACGTTGATGCTGGCGAACCAGGGCGCGGACGTGATCAAAATCGAACGCCCCGAGGTGGGCGACGATAGCCGCCACTCCGGACCGCCGTTCGTCGGGGTCTCCGACTACGACGGCCCGGGCAAGCCGGCGTCTCAACACGGGGAATCCCCGTACTTCTGGACGGTAAACTACGATAAGCGGAGCGTCGAACTCGACCTGAAGACGGACGAGGGACTGGAAATCTGCCGAGAGCTAATCGCCGAGGCCGACGTCGTGGTCGAGAACTTCCGGCCGGGGACGGCCGAGCGACTCGGCCTCGGATACGACGACCTCCAAGACGACCACCCCGAACTCGTCTACTGCTCCATTTCCGCGTTCGGTGAGTCCGGACCGTGGAGCGACCGACCCGGATACGACCTGCTGATCCAGGGGATGAGCGGCATCATGAGCGTAACCGGGCCCGACGACGGGGAGCCGGTGAAAGTCGGGTTACCGCAGACGGACCTGATCACAGCGATGTGGGCAGCGTTCGGCATCGTCAACGCCCTCTACCGCCGCGAACGAACCGGCGAGGGCGAACGCGTCGAACTGGGGATGTTGGACGCGACGCTACCGTGGCTCACGAAACAGGCCGCGAAGGCGTTCGTCGGCGACGAGCCGGATCGGATGGGGACGAAAGACCCCGTGCTCGCGCCCTACCAGAGCTATCCGACCGCGGACGGCTACCTGAACGTCGCCTGCGCGAACCAGAAGCTCTGGAAACAGCTCTGCGAGGAAATCGAGCGGCCGGAACTCGCCACGGACCCGCGATTCGAAACGAACGCCGATCGCGTCGAGAACATGGACGCCCTCGAGGCGGAACTGTCCGAGACGTTCGCCGAGCGCCCCACCGATGAATGGGTCGAGCGCCTGGCCGACGAGGCCGGACTCCCGGTCGGTCCCGTCTACGACGTCACCGAGGCGTTGGAAAACGAACAGGTGGACGCCCGGAACGCCGTCGACTCGGTCACCCACCCCGCGGCCGGCGAGATTCCGATCCTCGAGCACCCGCTAAACTTCGCCGCGGCCGAGAGCGGATTCGACGACGCCCCGCCGCTGCTCGGCGAGGATACCGAAGACGTCATCGCAGAGTTAGGCTACACCCAGTCCGAGATCGGCGACCTCCGCGAGAAGGGGGTCTTTTCCGGGTAA